TAACAGGATTAACATATACTTATGAATGGTATGCTGATAATTATAAAATTAATAATGCTAGTACAAGCTCATTAACATTAACTAGTGATTTAGTTAATAAAACAATATCTGCAAAAGTATTTGTGGAAAAAACAGGTTATACAGGTGCCTCACAACTTACATCTAATAGTATTATTGTAAGTAAAGGAGATTTTATCAATAATAATAAACCACAAATAATAGGTGCAGGTAAAATTGATAGTGAATTAACATTAACTAATGGAGATTGGTCAATAAGTGGTTTAACATATAATTATGAATGGTATGCTAATGATGAAAAATTAAGTGAAGGATCAAATAAGTTAATAGTAACAAGCGATCTAGCTGAAAAAGAAATAAGTGGAAAAGTAATTGCTTCAAAAATAGGTTATAATAGCCTTTTGCAAGAGAGTAGTAATACTATTAAAGTTTTTATTAATGAACCTGAACTTATAAATATAGAATTACCAACAATAACTGGTGTTGCTAAGGCTGGAAATACAATAAGTGTTAGTAATGGAGTTTGGAATGAAACAGATGGATTAGAGTATAAGTATCAATGGTATTCTAATGGTAATAAGATAGATGGTGCTAATAAATCTACTTTTTATCTAAATAATAATTATGAAAGAAAATCAATTAGTGCTAAAGTAACAGTTTCTAAATTAGGATATAAAGATGTAGAAGTAAGTTCAAATATCTATACAATTGCTGCATTAGAATTAATTGGTGCAAAAACAAAACCGATTATTTCTGGAAGTGCTAAAGCAGGAGCTACATTAAAAGTTAGTAATGGAACTTGGGATGTTTCTGGATTAAAATACCAATATCAATGGTATTCTAATGGACAAATTATAAAAAATGCTACAAAGAATAGTTTATATATTACAAATGCTTATGCAACTAAAAAAATACAAGTGAAAATATTTGCTTTTAAAGATGGTTATTTAGCAACTTCACAATTATCATCTAATTATAAAAAGATAGCTAAGCTTTTAAAATTTAAAAAAGTTAACAGTCCAAAAATTAGTGGAACATTAAAAGTTGGTAAAACTATTAAAGCAAAACCATACTCTTCACCAAAAGCAACATCATATAAATGTGTTTGGTATGCTAACAACAAAGTTATTAAAGGTGCAACTAAATGTAGCTATAAAATAGAAAAGAAATATAAAGGTAAGAAAATTAAGGTAAAAGTTTACTATAATAAAATTGGTTATGTTACGATTGCTAAAACATCAGCAAAATCAAAGGCTGTTAAATAGTTGAAATGGTAATATTGTAGAGTATAGATAATAGTATATGAAAATAAGAGACTTATTAAAGAGGTAG
The Bacilli bacterium PM5-9 DNA segment above includes these coding regions:
- a CDS encoding hypothetical protein (product_source=Hypo-rule applied; pfam=PF00188; smart=SM00316; superfamily=48726,50203,55797) produces the protein MKEKIKVTLKMFVVGLILTVQINATQLNIDNNDKQSVKDAYNNWFLKAKNTKVIWDGNVEGCIAGKINDEAQAATFDMVNYLREMVGVAPVVENKAYSLQAQDAALASLANNSITHEIPDSWKCRTSAAVEAAKTSNLSWGSNSGIGTGADAVLSQMYDSIGDSNRAKVGHRQWIISPKTSTMGSGSTSRTNALKVIDVERNNIEPAGYISWPSAGYFPSELTVDDWKNSLTWSISSTVANFNSASVSVKKNNQVVPTHVVGTTKYSETSSGYGYMNTLVWEFDNFTKPANKDVDIYKVTISGITGGDSSTYEYEVKVFSVVNDDLDTTITNSIKPQISGTGKVGNTLNVSQGSWVNNNSTLTGLTYTYEWYADNYKINNASTSSLTLTSDLVNKTISAKVFVEKTGYTGASQLTSNSIIVSKGDFINNNKPQIIGAGKIDSELTLTNGDWSISGLTYNYEWYANDEKLSEGSNKLIVTSDLAEKEISGKVIASKIGYNSLLQESSNTIKVFINEPELINIELPTITGVAKAGNTISVSNGVWNETDGLEYKYQWYSNGNKIDGANKSTFYLNNNYERKSISAKVTVSKLGYKDVEVSSNIYTIAALELIGAKTKPIISGSAKAGATLKVSNGTWDVSGLKYQYQWYSNGQIIKNATKNSLYITNAYATKKIQVKIFAFKDGYLATSQLSSNYKKIAKLLKFKKVNSPKISGTLKVGKTIKAKPYSSPKATSYKCVWYANNKVIKGATKCSYKIEKKYKGKKIKVKVYYNKIGYVTIAKTSAKSKAVK